ATGTCTATGTAGTTCGATCAATTTTTTTTGATCATTATATTTATACGTTTCGTATGGTTTTTGATTTACCAACCATTTGGTTAATTCGCCATTTGTGTATTCGTATGTATAAGTGTCTTTGTCTTTTGCGCTACCAACTTGGCTATGCGGAAGATACAGTCCAAACTCTTTTTCTCCCTTTGTCTTTTCTTTATTATCGTAAAAATATTTTTCTTTTTCCGAAAGCATACCCCAATTCGTGTCATTATCAAACGGTGTCGTGAATTGCTCCTTATAAATTAAATTACTGTCAGCGTTGAATGCTTCATACGAGTACTTAAATTTTGTATGTAGATTTTTAAGCGATACATGAGCGCTGTCAAAACTGGTAAAATAAGTTGTAACGGCGTACTTCTTTTTTTGCGTGCTGTTAAAGCATGCAGTAAAAAGAATTGAAACTAACAGAATATAAAATGAATTACGAAGAGTCATAATGCTACGTATAAATCATGGGTATTTGTGAAGATAACTATGTCTGCGCAGGAAGTAAAAAATCAATACGTCAAATTAAAAATAAAGCTCCGGGTATACTACCCGGAGCTTTTTATTTGAAACACCGTTCCTCAATGATAAGGCAGGTTTCTCATCTAATTAATTTGTTAGCGCCATCATAAAAAAAGCGATAATGCTTATTACTGCTATCACTAATAACGCTATCAGTATGAGCCATAAAACATGCGTGTTTTTATCGTATGAACTATGCGCTTTCATAGGAAATATGTTTTGCCTGCCATATAAGGCGCAAATTAAAAACCACTTATTTCAGAGGGGAAAATCCTGTAAATGCCGGAGGTTGCTGCATTTATGCCTCAAAATGGGGTAATTACACCTGCCGGATGCGCTTATTTTGTAGTAAGGCCTTTAATCACCAGTTCACGATAGCTATCATCTTTTTCCTTTATTTCTATCCAATGTTCTGCTTCATTTATATTAATGTAAAGCTCTGCAGCATCGTCAGGGTTTTTTGTTTCAAAAAAGACTTTCATTTCTTTTGTTGAATCCTTATTAGATGGTTCTGCGCCTAATTGTTTTCTAAATTCGTTTAGATCAATGAATGTAATTTTTTTTGAAGGAACAAAATGCAAAGAAGTGTCCGCTTTTTGTTTATACAGTTTTGAAAGCGTCTGAACAAGATTGTCGCTGATATTTCCGCTGCTTTGAATTGTCAGCACTTGTGCAAGTTCTTTTTCATTATTGGGCGAAGCGGTTGGGACTGTAATTTTAAATCCAAGGTTTTTTGTTTCGTACAAAGAATTTGCAAAATAAGATATGGAGCTGTCTGTTTTTGAAACTTCAGTAATTGAAAGACGAATGTCAGCGCCCCAACCTTCATCATCGCCTTTGTCAATCAATAATTCTTTTGCCGGAAATGTATCTCTTGATGCAATTGGATCGGTGCTAGTTTTTAAATTGGTTGAATTGTTACAACTAAAAATAGATGCTATGAAAATAAGCAGAACTAATCTTGTCATGTTGGAAAGTGTTTAATGATGTATAACTTATTGTTTCACTATTTTATCCGAAATGGTTTTATAGATTATTTCACCATTAATGATCATTTTCAAGCTGGTCAAAATGCTTATACTTTTTTCTTCTTGTGATTTCAGGAGTGGATGTGTACAGTTAAATGAAAGTATAGTAGAATGCTCAAAGTTCTTTAAACTATAGGGGAGGCTTTTAAAATTAATGAAATATTGCTTTTGCGAACTCGATGTTTTATTAAGACAAAATGTAGACTTACCTTCTTGCGAATAAATAGAGTCTTTAAAATCTATTATAGAATATTTATTTAATGAAGTACTTCGCTTTTCAATGATCATGTAGGTTAAACGGATGCTATCATTTTCTTCGCCCGGCGTTCGAAGTATATCTATTAGGCTATCTTCATATATAGTTTTTATTTTCTCACCATTATCGTTCAAATATTTGAGCTTTGTCTTACATGACAAGAGGTATATTACAAGAAAAAATACTAAAAGTTTCTTCATGAATTATATATAGTTGATAAGCTTGCGATTAGGTGCAAAAGCACAGAAGTTCTATTATTAAAACTGATCTATGTTTAACGGGAAACAAATTTTGAATTCAATATAGAAGCCTCAATTGCTTTTTTATCATCATCATTATTATAAATACAGGTTACATTGAGCTCTTTGTTGCCTATTTCTGCTATGTACATGGCTGTCCAGTAAGTATAATTTTTTTCTTTGTGATAAACTTTACTTTCAATGACATAGAATTTTACGCTATCAATTAAAGCTTCCCGTGTTGAAACCAGGGCATCTGTTTTGAGTTTTTCATAATTGGATCGTATAAATGCAGCGAGCTTATCAATATAACCGGGCAGTGAAAATTTGGCTATGTTAGAATTGCCTTTGTAACTGCCTAAAATGATATTTGCATTGGATGAATCCGTTTTGGCTACGGAAAATAATATTACTTCATCGGTTGATTGATTTACAGCGTTATTCTTTTTAATAATGGAATCGCCGGATCTGATTATAGAAGAAAAATTATCTATTCGGTATATGTAATTTTCCGGCTTCTGATATTGCCAGGTTACTTTTCCTACCTCATATGTTTTTTGCCCAAAAGAAAATATAGAAAGAGAAAGCAGAAATGATGTTACTATCGTTCTCATAAATTGATTGTTTTAGATATAGTTATTTTATGATATTCTAATGTATATGATTACTTACTCTTTTTCATATCATGTCTATTATAAAAATCCTGTGCTGATCCGTAAGTCCAGTATTTTTCCTCATTTTGTATAATGTACAAATCCTTAGCTAGTTTGCCAAAAGTACTCGTCGGTGATGACATCCGCGAACATGGAGAAAAGCTGTTTGAATTATTTCAGTCTTTCTGCGTCAAGGGCTTTAATGTATGCTATCATATATTTAGAGTAAAAGCCTGAACTTCCGCCGATATAATCTTTACCTGTTGTTCTATCTGTAACTAAAAGTACTATCCCTGTTGAGTATGTTGCAGTATTAGGAAATGAGACACTTCCCAGACTTGTTTCCCTTACAAAATCAGAGCTTCGTGTTGTGTAGTTCAAATTGCGATCAAATACAAATCTATACTTGCTCATGGGATAATGATCCGGAATCTGGTCTGGAGTAATGATTTTATACTTTCCCGTATAATATGCCAAGAAGTTTTTTTTCAAGCATCTGTTATAGTCTCCCGAGCCAGGATGTCTTATAACAAGCAACGTATCATTATATCCATTGAATTCTGGTGGAATTTGCCCAGCCTCTTTAGTAAAGGTGACGTTTTTTACACTAGTGTAACAGCCGGTTATTAAAATAATAATACTTACGATTAAAAAAAAGGTAAAATGATCATGTGTTTTTGACATGGCTTTGGTTTGTTTTGAGTAATGTTAAGAGTTGTCATTGTCACTAATATACTATGCTTTATACTATTAATTTATTACTGTATTCAAAAATAAAAAAGCCCCCGTTTCCGGAGACTTTTTAAAGCTACTTTTAAATCTATATTAATCGATCTTGGTAATCTTAACAGTGTTGGTAGGTAAGTGATGTTCGATCGGTGTACTACCCGTATTCACCACTACATCCCCTTGTTTCAAAAATCCTCTTTCTTTTAAAATATTGATCTGGTCAAAGATGATATCATCCAGGCTTACTTCTTCTGTATAATAAAAAGCACGTACGCCCCAGCTTAAGCTCAATTGATTGATCAATGTTCTTTCTTTACTGAAAATGTACAACGGAGCTTTCGGACGATAGCTGCTCAACATAAAACCGGTATAACCGCTTTGTGTCATACCTACCAAAGCATCTGCACTAACATCCTGTGCCAGTTTACAAGCACTGTAACAAACCGCATCACTTAAGAAAGAAGGAGAGTGGGGTTGAGGAGCTAATATGTCATCACGATCATAATCGTAATCTTTGCTTTCTACTTCACGAATAATCTTTGTCATCATCTCTACCACTAAAGTAGGATATTGTCCCATGGCTGTTTCACCGCTTAGCATTACTGCATCAGCGCCTTCCAATACAGCGTTGGCAACGTCGGTCACTTCACTGCGGTTAGGTTTGGTTCTGTCCATCATGCTTTCCATCATCTGCGTAGCAACAATTACCGGTTTTGCACGGTGCATACATTTACGGATGATCTCTTTTTGAATAAAAGGAACCTGTTCAATAGGAACTTCCACTCCCAAGTCGCCACGGGCAACCATGATACCATCGCTTTCAACTATAATGTCACGAAGATTTTTTAATGCTTCGGGCATTTCAATTTTAGAGATGGTTTTTATTTTACTTCCTCTTGCTTTTAATCTGTTCTTTAGATCGATAATGTCTTCTGCTTTACGAACAAAAGAAAGAGCGACCCAATCCAAATCTTGCTCAATGATAAAATCAAGATCTTCAATGTCTTTTGGTGTTAATGCAGGCATCGTTAATGCAGAGTCAGGAAGATTAACTCCTTTCTTAGGTAATAATGTTCCGCCTAATGTAACACTGACTAAAACTTCTTTATCATTCAGAATTTCTTTAACCGCTACTTCCATCTTGCCATCATCTAAAAAAATACGCTCGCCTTTTTTTACATCCTGGGCGAGCATTGAATACGATACGTATACTTTTTCTTTAGTGCCGACAACCTTTTCTGTGGAGAAGATTATTTCCATTCCTGGCTTTAATTCGATCTTTCCATCTTCCAGGTCACCCACTCTTAATTTAGGTCCCTGCAGATCGCCAAGTATAGCAATGTTATAAGGCTCTGTTTTATTTATCTGGCGGATGTTATCAATTACTTCTTTCTTTGAATCATAAGCGCCATGTGAGAAATTTAAACGAAAAACGTTTACACCTGCTTTTACCAGGTCTAACAGTTGATCGTAGGTGCTACAGGCGGGGCCTACTGTGGCAACAATTTTTGTTCTTTTAATAGAATGTTGAAATCCTGCTTTATTATCCATCTGCTTGTGCAGGTATTTACCAATATGCTTACTCATTTAGTTTGTTTCTTTTTTGTGTTTGTTTTTCAGGAGGCAAATATAGAATTATGATGCAAGAATCTTCACAATTTTCATCCATTCCTCATTCACTCTTGTTTTTAGTTTAGATGCTTTTTCAAATGGAGTATGATTGATGCGGTTTTCTTTGATACCGATCATTACGTTATGAGCGCCGCTGATCAAACACTCTACGGCATTATAACCCATGCGGCTTGCAACTACTCTGTCTAAGCAGGTAGGAGAGCCACCACGTTGAATATGACCCAATACGCAGATCCTTGTATCAAGATCCGGCATGTGTTGCTTGATGATATTGTTAACGCCTACTGCCCCACCAAATTCATCATCACCTTCGGCAACAATGATGAGGTTTACCAGCTTTTTACGTTTTTCTTTTTCCTGTAAAGATTTTATTACTTCAACAATATCTGTTTTTCTTTCAGGAATAATGATATGTTCTGCACCGGTGGCAATACCACTGTGCAATGCAATAAAACCTGCGTCACGTCCCATTACTTCAATAATGAACATACGATCGTGTGCATCCATCGTATCACGGATCTTATCAATGGCGCCAACAGCAGTATTGACAGCTGTATCAAAGCCGATGGTAAAATCGGTACCTACAATATCCCTGTCAATTGTACCGGGAATACCGACACTTGGTATATCAAACTCTTCGCTTAATTTTTTACCACCACGAAAGGAACCGTCGCCACCAATAATTACTAACCCATCTATACCGCGTTTTTTTAAATTAGCGTATGCTTTTTTTCTTCCTTCGGGTTCGTAGAATTCTTTACAACGGGCAGTTTTTAAAATAGTGCCGCCGCGTTGAATAATGTTGGCAACACTTTTACTTTCCATAGGGAATATATCATCATCCACCATTCCCTGGTAGCCTCTCATAATTCCGTAAACTTCCAATCCATAGTATAAGCCGGTACGTACTACTGCACGTATGGCTGCATTCATTCCCGGTGAGTCTCCGCCGGATGTTAACACTCCAATCTTAGTTACTTTGTTCGACATGTTTGTTAATAATAGCTTTTTTGGGGATTAAATAAGCTTTTTCTCGTTTAAGGTGTATAAAAAACACATTTTGCGACCAAAAGTACAGATTTAAAATCAATTTCGGCATCGATTGCGATTAATTGTAATTAGTTGTAATGTATGGATTTATGTGCATAATGAAGTCTTTTGAATTAAACTTAAGAGATATTTAATAAAGAGTCTATTTTAAGCTGTCTGCTTGGGTTTAATAAAACAGTATTTTATATGATTTGCGATAATACTTAATCTTAAAGTATTCGGCGGGTTTATAAATAAAAGGGCTCTTTTGCTTCTTTTAAAAAACATAAAAGTTTTTAAATTCCGCCTGCGGCGATAACAAAGCAAAAGAGCCCGGTCTTTGCGGTTATTGGTTAAGAATTCGAGGAAAGGAGTTTGCTTATTTATTTTTTAAATAGTAGTCAGTTAGTTTAAGCTCACCGAAAAGAGAGTGCATATAACTTATAAGTTATTCTTTACAAATTCTCTGCAATACTCTTTAATCATTCCACGTACTTTTTTAAACTGTTCGTTTATTTCTTCTTCTGTTCCTGTAGCTTTTGCTGGGTCGGGAAAATTGTAATGAAACTTCCTGGCATTGGATGGTAAAACGGGACAACGTTCTTTTGCATTATCACAAACGGTAATTACAAAATCAAAGTCGATGTTGGTATATTCATTTACGTTATTGGAAGTATGATGAGAGATGTCCATCCCATCTTCTTTCATAGTAGCAATGGCTTTGGGATTTACACCATGTGTTTCAACTCCTGCGCTGTAAACAGCTGCTTTATCTCCTGCAAAAAAACGCAGGTAACCTTCTGCTATCTGGCTTCTGCAGCTATTGCCGGTGCAGAGCACTAAAATTTTTTTCATAAATTATTTTAAACAAACAACCAGATGATATTGATGATACAAAATTTAGGATCAAAACCAAAGATCAGTTGCAGTATGATCAAAGAAGAAGTTATGATAATGGGTTTGCGGTATTTTTTCCAAAACACCAACTGATCATTTATTGCAGCTTGCTCTTTTTGCATATTAGCAACAGGTATTTTTCTTTTCAAGTTTGATAGAAATATTTCCAAAATAATCTTTGAGCTTAGCGATCCCTTTTTCGTCAATACAATAACAAACGGAGGTTCCTTCAATATTTCCTTTTATTAAGCCTGCATTTTTCAATTCTTTTAAATGTTGCGAAATAGTAGGCTGTGCCAACGGTAATTCAGAAACAATATCGCCGCAAATACAGGATTCTACTTTCATCAGGTATTCCATAATGGCAATTCTTGCAGGATGTCCCAATGCTTTTGCAAGCGTTGCAATGGCATTCTGCTTGTCTGTAAAATGGTCTGTTTTAGTAGCCCCCATCATTTAATTTTAATATTGCAATATTACGATTAATGTTTCAATATTCCAACTTTTAGTTCGGTGGCGTAATATTTGTCTATTTATAATGAGACAATTATTTTAACTTAGTAACATTGTTCATCATTAAATTTTTTAATTATGGGTACAAGTCGTAAAGTCCTTACTGCTGTAGCGGTAGGAGCTGCAGTAGGTGCTGTTTTAGGAATATTATTTGCTCCTGATAAAGGCACAGAAACAAGAAAGAAAATAGCAGAACGTGGAAAAAAATTCTCAGATGACGTACATAATAAATGGGAAAAAGGGAAAGAATATTTTAATCACGCTAAGAACGGTAAAGAAGAAACTGCTATTTAAAAATTAAAATTATTGCATGCAAGAGATTTTGGCCAGGTTCGAGCAACTGTTTTCGCATATTAAAGAGTATGTGGACAATCGTATAACGACTATCAAGTTGAGTATTGCAGAAAAAGTTTCTAAGCTGATAGCCGGCTTATTGGCTGCAATGGTGGCAATTTTTTTCATTCTTCTTTTTGTGGTATTTGCAGGGGTAGGGCTTGCATACATTATCGCAAAATGGACAGGCGAAGTGTATGCAGGCTTTTTAATTGTAGGATTTTTGTTTTTACTCTTGGGTATAATAATATGGTTTGCAAAAGAAAAATTGTTGCGCATAGCCATCATGAATGTAATAATAAAAGCTATTTTCTCTGATAAAGATGATGAAGTTTAAAAATATATCTCAGCTAAAAGCCCACCAAAAGCAATTGCGTAAACGTAAAGGAGAGTTGGAAACACTTATTAATTATGGATGGCGGGATATGAAAAATTCTACTGTTTCTGATATAGTGGATGAAGGGAAGTCAATATTGCTTACAAAGGCAATTCAATTTGCAGGAAAACTGTTTGTTTCTAAAACTTCAGATTAAGCTATCTTCTTTTTAGGTTTGAAAAATTCAGATCTAATTTGACCGCTTCTTTCAGTATCTTTTTAAGTGCTCTTTCGTTAATTTCTTCGGGTGTTTTATAGATCTTGTAAAAGATCTGCTTATTGGTTCCGTGGGTTAAAAAATTATCTACATCGTTTAGCCTGTTGCCGTACCAGAATCCTAACAATACGCCTTCTTTAATACCACCTCTCGGAATGGTAGCCGGCCAGATAAGGC
The Ferruginibacter albus DNA segment above includes these coding regions:
- a CDS encoding arsenate reductase ArsC codes for the protein MKKILVLCTGNSCRSQIAEGYLRFFAGDKAAVYSAGVETHGVNPKAIATMKEDGMDISHHTSNNVNEYTNIDFDFVITVCDNAKERCPVLPSNARKFHYNFPDPAKATGTEEEINEQFKKVRGMIKEYCREFVKNNL
- a CDS encoding ArsR/SmtB family transcription factor, encoding MMGATKTDHFTDKQNAIATLAKALGHPARIAIMEYLMKVESCICGDIVSELPLAQPTISQHLKELKNAGLIKGNIEGTSVCYCIDEKGIAKLKDYFGNISIKLEKKNTCC
- the pyk gene encoding pyruvate kinase — protein: MSKHIGKYLHKQMDNKAGFQHSIKRTKIVATVGPACSTYDQLLDLVKAGVNVFRLNFSHGAYDSKKEVIDNIRQINKTEPYNIAILGDLQGPKLRVGDLEDGKIELKPGMEIIFSTEKVVGTKEKVYVSYSMLAQDVKKGERIFLDDGKMEVAVKEILNDKEVLVSVTLGGTLLPKKGVNLPDSALTMPALTPKDIEDLDFIIEQDLDWVALSFVRKAEDIIDLKNRLKARGSKIKTISKIEMPEALKNLRDIIVESDGIMVARGDLGVEVPIEQVPFIQKEIIRKCMHRAKPVIVATQMMESMMDRTKPNRSEVTDVANAVLEGADAVMLSGETAMGQYPTLVVEMMTKIIREVESKDYDYDRDDILAPQPHSPSFLSDAVCYSACKLAQDVSADALVGMTQSGYTGFMLSSYRPKAPLYIFSKERTLINQLSLSWGVRAFYYTEEVSLDDIIFDQINILKERGFLKQGDVVVNTGSTPIEHHLPTNTVKITKID
- a CDS encoding YtxH domain-containing protein — translated: MGTSRKVLTAVAVGAAVGAVLGILFAPDKGTETRKKIAERGKKFSDDVHNKWEKGKEYFNHAKNGKEETAI
- a CDS encoding phage holin family protein produces the protein MQEILARFEQLFSHIKEYVDNRITTIKLSIAEKVSKLIAGLLAAMVAIFFILLFVVFAGVGLAYIIAKWTGEVYAGFLIVGFLFLLLGIIIWFAKEKLLRIAIMNVIIKAIFSDKDDEV
- a CDS encoding DUF1801 domain-containing protein, which produces MPTNSSIKIRSLVHLFKLLPENERIIVDVLRQIAIENLPSHCKEKISYNVPFFYGNRSICLIWPATIPRGGIKEGVLLGFWYGNRLNDVDNFLTHGTNKQIFYKIYKTPEEINERALKKILKEAVKLDLNFSNLKRR
- the pfkA gene encoding 6-phosphofructokinase, with product MSNKVTKIGVLTSGGDSPGMNAAIRAVVRTGLYYGLEVYGIMRGYQGMVDDDIFPMESKSVANIIQRGGTILKTARCKEFYEPEGRKKAYANLKKRGIDGLVIIGGDGSFRGGKKLSEEFDIPSVGIPGTIDRDIVGTDFTIGFDTAVNTAVGAIDKIRDTMDAHDRMFIIEVMGRDAGFIALHSGIATGAEHIIIPERKTDIVEVIKSLQEKEKRKKLVNLIIVAEGDDEFGGAVGVNNIIKQHMPDLDTRICVLGHIQRGGSPTCLDRVVASRMGYNAVECLISGAHNVMIGIKENRINHTPFEKASKLKTRVNEEWMKIVKILAS